A window of Anas acuta chromosome 5, bAnaAcu1.1, whole genome shotgun sequence genomic DNA:
GTGACAAGAGTTTGGTGGAGGCCACTGGAAATGTTTGCTTTATACTTGCAGGAGTATTTCTGTGGCTTAGCATCGACTCTGTGACCTCAAGAGCAGGCATGTAACAAGGGGAGTCGCTGAGCTCCAGGCCCACGAAGCAGAACTCAGAGTTGAGCTGCTTAGGACGTGCTCCTCCTGTTTCTCAGACACTGGGGCTGGAAGCACAAAGGAGCCTTTGACCACATGTTTTGTGGTTGAGTGAAGCTGCATTCTTTCTCCAGAAGCTTTGTTATGCAGGCTGGAAGAGGACGGGGCTGTGGCTGGTGGGTGAGGAGCGCAGTCCTCTAGTGAAGGGGAAAGGCTGCGGGCAATTTTGCTCTGCAGGTTGCAGGAGAtgttcctcttctttccttcagtcGTGCACACCAAATCTGCTTACTCAAGCTTGCATGAAAGAGGAGGATTTTGCCCTAAATGGCTATACCATGAATGTTTGCAGTGAGATGAGCCTCTCTAAAGATTTTGCTCTGTGTCCGCAGCAAATTCCATACTTtgaggggggaaagaaaaaaaaaaagttaagctgattttcttctaaaactttttattaaataaaacttttttattaaatatgtgAAATGTTATTCTTCAGTGACTATCCTTTTACAGGGATGGGTGTAGTCCTTAAATAATTACAGCTAAGTTTCATTTGTATCCAGTGTTTGCTTTGGGACGATTtcctttttcagttctgtttccatcaaaatgttattttgtagGTCTTCTGATATCAAGACTAGAAAACATGATGACTACTTGCAGACTACTGTTCAATATCATTTCAGTCAGAAGGTAACGCTTTTCCTCTGCCTATTAAGAAGCTTAAGTGTAATTAGAATTAAACAGAAGTGTAAGTAGAAAGCAGTTCTTTTGAAGTTACTGTTTTCTAGCTAGTGTTTTGTGATGTTAGACTAAGCAAAAATTATGCAGAGTGCATTCTTTCCCCTTCTACGTTTTCAATTTCTTATACTAACATTATTAGTGTTTCATTTATTACACGGCTGGGTTTATAACACTGCCTAATAGTTCTAAGTAGCACAGCTTTCACCTGTCTGAACCTGTGTGACACCCCCTCGGCCCCCCAGTTTTTCACCTTGTATGTGTGGATAGGCTGTTAGGAAATCCTGCTGAGCTGTTCCTGCCTTTGTATGAGCATATGGAGCTGTGTGTGTGGAAGGGCCGGGCAGTGACTGTACTTGGAGGCATCCAGACTGTTTTGggacaaaaccaaaccaaaacaaacacactttcgctagagagagatttttcaggAAACAACCGTATTGAGGGATGCTACTCTGGAAAGTTGTGTATAGCTGTAACTAAAAGGTACTGAAAGATACCCACCCCTAAGCTTGTGcattgctatttcaaaaaaattGCCAAAGGTCAAATGAGGTGGCCTGAGGCTCCCCCTTGGGAGGGCAGGTTggtgctgggcacaggcagAGCACACCCAGCACGATCACAGGGGCGTTTTGGCACCAGCCTCCCTTGCCCATCCCATTTCCAGTCCTTGaaatctgtgtatttatttcatattgttGGGTTTTGCTCTCTGTATAACCGCACGTTTCCCACGTGTCTCAGCAATTAACTTCTGGATGTGATACGAAGGAAAGCCTGGATTTACTGAGTGTCAAAACGTGGGAGATACGGAAGGCACGATCTGATGTTACTCCTCTGATTTATGTCTGTCTTCGggtattttaaagtgtttgcttgtggtgtgtgtgtgtatgcctTGCGTAGttataaaaagaacaaagatgagCACAGGAAAGACATGAAAACCAGCTCTATTTTCCACACCTAGTAAACATTCCCATTGGTTATTTGGCTGTATTCAAAAGGCTAAGACTTTTATTGCTCTACTAGCAAAAGCAACCTTTCTTCATAGTGGAGCAGTACAAAGAAAGAGCACAAAAAGTACACACATCACAGTGCCTGAAATTCTGTTTGAACAAGTGTATTGATTGGGTCTGAcccctttacatttttttttttttccattatttgaaAAGGTGCATCTAACTGTGGCTGAATTGAACCAACGGAGATGAACTTTCCATGAAAACTTCTTGAGATATTTCTTTAGTTCAAAGCTTTGGAATTTTAAAGAGCATTTTTAATACAAGTCTGTCGAGGTATTCTGTGCAACAACCATACTTTGAATGTAAAACTACAGGTGTACCGAAAGGGAAGGTAAAATTACAAAGCTTACTGTGATATTACGGGGAGGTGACAGAATAACTCGGAGTGctaattataaaagaaaataaaaccagaaggcATTGCATATGCACACAGTTGTGCCCTGCTTACCTGTTATTTACTTGTAAGTGTTCCCGGTTGCTTTACAGAGTGTAAAACAGCCTGCAGACAAAACATTATGaattagcttttttttgttttgttttgtttttcagccagCAATTATTGATGAAACTGTTATAAGATGTAAGCTTAAAgaattatgtgatttttttttttcctcttcccactgAAAGAAACCTTTTACCAGGAGCTAAGCATAAGAAAGCACTGCAGgatgaaagaaattaagaaaacaaggGTGAGTAGTGAGTTGTAGGAAATAATGGCAGAGACACGTCTGCAAACAAGACTAAGAGGTGAGAGAGGGGAACAGCCTGGTGGTTTGGAGGGAGATACCTGGAAAAAGCTTGAAGGAGCTGCAATACATTGGCTGTTGCAAGGTGTGGTGCTGCGGTAGTCTCAGGCTGGGCATGTTTTCATCTCCAGAGCCAGAATGGAGAAAAGCCTTCATGTTGTTTCCTGGTTCATCTCTTGATACACGAGAGGCTTTTTGGAAACGCTGGCTGATGGGTTATGCAAGATGCAACCCGGGTGGAGTGAAGCAGTTGGCTTTTTAGTTGCACTGAGCTGTACCGTGCTGGGGGGAAAGCTAGCTGACTGCAGAAACACCACTTCAAATTCTGTGTGTCTCCTTGTATTGTCTCTGGTTTTGGGTTTTCTGGCCACTCGTTCATGCTGAGCAGTTTGTCGGTGTCCTTGCTCTGCTTCTTCCACACAGGGCCTTTGAGGAtcttcttctcccccccccccaccacagAGCAGGGTTTTGTCTTCTGCCCCGCAGAGGTTTGCGGTGGCTTTGTGCATGTGTCTACGTGGTGctcccatttctcttttttttttttttttttacttgggCTTTGTGTAGTGTGGCTTCTTCAGTTCACTACTGAGTAAAttggatcttttttttctctcctctatCACGTATTGACTTCTTATGTTAAGATTGTCacttttttaacaaaaaaatactcttcCGAAAGAGAGGTGCTGATGGCATCCTTACAAACAGTTCACAATCACTAGATTTTAGTGGCTGAGAAGAAGGGGACTTGGCCCCAAACATTTGAGGATCAAAGCTTCACCTGCATTTGGTGCAATTCATTTAGCAATAAATCTGTGGGTGAACAGAAAAGGTTCAGATTGTctaactttttttctgcagtcttgACTATGGCTTGATACACCTGTGATGAGCACACGTCCTTCAGTGGTTTAAGAGAATTTCCCTGTAGGTCAAGGTGGGCGGTAGTGTAAAAGCTCAAAGTGAGGAAGTTGTTTTTATATGAGCTCTTGTATTGCTTGACTGATGATATAAAAAAAACTCTCTTCTATTAGATGTTAGTTTCCATtcttctggtcttttttttttttcttctttttctttcttttttttttttttttttctctgtactaGATCTTCCCGGGCTATGGACACCATAAATGGTACTGGATTTAGACAGATAACAGCACAAATTGTTGGTGCGATCTCATTCTGCACCTGCACTTCAAACCCATGTCAAATGAGATTAAATCACTGAGCACTTTGCTTCTTTAATGCTGTGCAAAAAGTGAGGaaacttttatttctccatCATGATACTGAACACCTGTGTACTACTCAGAtattttgctcaggaaaaagTGTACTTGAGGTGACagtcttaaaaaacaaagccaactTCCACTTGTCCCTTCAGTGAGGGTACCTTGACACATGTCCCTTCTCTTAATCCCCTGACAGTTTCCAAGAGACCGATGGAAATAACTGTGCCAGGCTTTGATTATGAGGTATCGCACTGCCACTTATTCTCTTTGTCTCCTGCAGTTTACAGAGGCAGCTTCAGTGCATAATTTAATCCCTGTTCGGGGGACTGTAGTAAATCCACAGAGATTTCTGCCAGCCGTCCTCTCTGACATCAGAACAACATGTGCACATCATCTTTGATGTGAATTCCCCAACCAGCGCCTCAGAAGGACCTATAGCTTTGAAGCTGGCCTATAAATTGTGCTTTCAGGAATCAAGTTGTCAGCCTCCTCTTcgggaaaaaaaggagagtaaACTGTAAAGCAGCTGCATAAAGCTACAGGGCACCTTACAGATCAGGTTTCCTTGGCCTTGAAGAATCCCTGTAAGTTGGTGAGAAGACAGAGCCCTTTCTACTTGGCTCAGAAGCATCCTGGTTTGTGAGTGCAGGGCCttgtgggcagcagggctgtgatGGTGCTCATCGTGaggggctccctgctgcagggcaggtggAGGGGGAATGGGAACGGGCACACGgcttcttcccagctgctcGGGTGTTCTCGGTCCTCGAGAGCCAGATGCTGGGCCTACACCTGCATTAACCTTCGTGTCAGTGTGGGTTAGAGACTGCACCAGCTGTGGTGGTCGCTCTGTGGCAGATCTTCCTTCAGTTGTTTCCAAAGGCCTCTGCCAGTATGGGCAGACTTCTGCCTTTCTACTGAGATAGTCTTGGAGTTGAGGAATTTCAGTGGCCAAATCTTGTCTGATTGGCCTCTTTGATTCGGGATCTGTGTGCGTGTTCTGCTGTCATCTTTGGGAGCAATTCCCACCTCAGCCTGAAAAGGCAGAGAACTAACTACAGAAGCAGCCAAAACACAACCTCGATTTTCATCTCAGTTCCCtctctgctgggagctggaagTGTTCTGCTGCTCTAAGTCTCTCATCCTGGTGCTTTTATACCAAATACTGCTAAATCTGACTGTTGAGATAAAAATTGCAGTATTTACACCAAACTAAACCATCTTTTCTCAGCATGTAAGGAATCGCTTAGAGGTGCTGATTCGCAGATGGAAGTGCAGGTGCTGACATAACGTGTGTCACCCAGCAATGGGCATGGTTGTGTTCTGAGCAGGTTCGTCTTGGCTCAGCATTAGAAATGTTTTGCCCCAAACCCCATCAGATGTTCGCTGTATTACTGTCTGTGTGCTTCAGGAATGGAGGCGACGCTGTGCTGGCTCTTCCTGGCAACAGCTTTTATCAGAAATGCTTAATTTTGGCTTACTTTTTATTCTTTGGTGATCTATTCATTTGTATTTGGGACTGATGCCTAAATCTTAGTATGCCCTTCCTTCAAGGCTagtgggaaagcagcagggcCTGCAGGGGTGGATTCCCTCACTTCCCGAGTCCCTGTCTAGATGCATGGTGGTGTTAAGGCACAAGATCCCTGTGgatgctgagcagctgcagaagaaaaggttGCAGCCTGCCCTTTAATTTTGTGATTGCACTCCACGTGAGGCAATAAATAGTAGGTAGCAGCCAAATCTAAAAGAATTTAGAAGTGAAATGTTGGTTTAAATGTAGCCAGAGTGTCCAAATAGGAGGAAACTGATCTCAGGCTGATAAGGAGAGTTAATCAATCAGCTCGACTGGAGGATGGAGGGGAGAGCGTGACCTAGGCAGACAGCCTCACTGGTCTGGTTTCTGTCTTGAGGATCTCACAGAAATGGGACACGTCTGGGCTGGCACTTTTGATACAGCCTCTTCTGCGATGAGGTtgctcagtgaaaaaaaaatccaaaattgaGAAAAAATCCCAAAGATATGGTAACAACATGGGTGTTCCTACACTTGTATTCCCTAGCATCTTTCTCCAATTTCTTATCTCTGTTAATTTAGGCCTTGGCCAAAGTTGCATCTTGATGAAGATATGAAAGGCTTCTGTGAAAATAGGTTGTCTGCAAAGTTGTCTATATAGTGGGAGTTCAAAGCCTGCATTCAAATAGAAATAACAGATCTTCAACTTGTCTGCTTGTCTTAGGCATGTTAAGTGTCTTAGACGTTAGCTGCTCCATCATTAGGAAAATTAAGTCATGGAGAGGTTTTCTTAACCGTGTACAAGCAACTTTAATTTCTGTCTACACATTAGAATCTTGGaatagtgggaaaaaaaaaagaatccataCAAGTCAAGTACAAATCTCTGAACTTGAGTGGCTGCTGCTCAAAATTGTTCTTAAAAGTTAATGACTTAAAAAATTGGGATTAAGCACAACTATAGTGAAATAGCTAccttaaactttttatttacagtCGTATTGCTTTTATCTTTTCCATAATGTATCTTAGTCCAAGTCCTCCCCCAACAATTGATGCTGCACTGTTTATGTTTTATTCAGTAACCCTATATGATAGCACGTACTGTTGCTTTCGTGTAAGCCATGTGGCTTGCAAATTTTATCTGCATGTAATAAATAGcatacagaaatggaaaactcCCCACACGCATCTGGAGTGTTTCTTAAAACACTATTGTAAAAGAATGAAGCTGCGCTACACGTACGGGTGTGCTGTTCTGTTCTCCCAGCAAAGAGGCAGTTCGTTCATTCATGAGGAAATTAAGTTCTGTTATTTTACTGATAACTTTAGTATGATAAGCTATACATTTGCAAAGGAACGGCTACACTTAATTCTTCTTGGAAGGAGTTACCAGAAGTCCTGACTCTTTATGCACATCAGCTTAACTTGCAAGGTACAACCTTTTTGTGGTAATTTACATAGACATCCAAACGATGTGTGTATggcaagggaaggaagaaaggctCGCGTGAAACTCTGTACTCTATATATTAAAGAGCTAAAtgattttcatattctttttattattaaattatattttctcttccaaagTAAAGTGATTTCTTCAGGCggtgttattaaaaataacagcttaGTGTTATAACCAGGTGCCAATcattcaaaatctttttttttttctagtgaaagTTATAAAGGACTACAAATTACCCTCCCTGCAGTTTATTTTCCCCATCCTTattataaactgaaaaaaagaagcaacccATCTCCTATTGTATAAAGGATTTCAAACCATCTTTTCCCAACAGCTGTTGTAGGACTTCAGATGGATAGTGATTAATGCTGCTACAAAAGTGAGCGATTTCTGTTCTTAGCCCTGTCAACACTAGCATCTCTAGACAAAATCATTGTTTAAAGCTCTAGCACATCACAAAACAGTGCTGATATTGGTATTTTACAACTACTGCAACATCCAATAATTCACATGTAATCTTATAGTTAAAAATTCAAGACTAGGGTGCTAACTGAAGAAGCCACTAAGaggaattttccttttctggcaTGAAATAAAGGGAAGGGTAGTTTAGATAACATATAGTACAGATTGGGCAGgaacaaaaagaatttatttcttcatccAGTATTTTATACACTTTACAAAAACCAGGATTCTCACTGTGCCCATAAAAACATTATCCATGGCAACTGAAAGCAACTACTACTTTTGTCATCTAACAGggtctttttaaaatcataataCAAAGATTTGTGCTGTAGCAGTCCTCCACTTCGCACTGTAACAATAAGGCTTACTGTACTTTAAATACGAAGCTGTTACATCTGCAGTTATGAACCACTAGCTTTAACAAACATCATCTTATAattgctttttgcttcttttttgttttctggaacCTCAGCTTCATCATGCTTCTCAGCAgcttgcagctcctctgcagacTCGTCTTGCTCTGACTCAGAGCCACTTTCGGAGTCGTCTGAACTCTCGTGTTCAGAGGAGTGTCCAGCTGCCTCTTCTTCACCCTCCTGAAACTAGAAGTTCAGATTATGAGACAGAGAAACCTTAGTTTCCTGGCAACTCCATCGCGGCTCTTAGATGTGCCCAGTGAGAACGTTGTGCTAAAAGGCTCCTTTCCTATCAGTTCTGAAGCGGGCTAGCTTGCTACCCACAGGTCTTTGATATACAAATTATTAGACAGAAAGGAACCCCACAGGACTGCTTAACAGGACTGACTGCAATAGCCAAAGATTCTTCGGCCACTTTCCTATTTAGTTACAGCAGAAACCCTAAAGACTGCATTAAATGAGCTTGAAAAGTTTCAGTTTCCATCGCTTCAGTGATTCTTTACTTTTGTGCATAGGGTACACGACACTTAAATGCTTGTCAGGGAATGAGACATGCTGACACTAACTGATAGATCATCAAGACTTCTGATGATTAGTCATGACtgatctttgaaaataaatttagcaCAGCATTACAAAGCAGCGTTAGGAGTGCTGAAGTAATCCAATGCTACTGCTAAAAGGAATGATCCAAAAGTTGAATTTTGTTCATGCACCTAAGGAGCAATGCGTCCATGTTTGAATATTAAGAACTCGAAGCATGAGTTGTTTTACTCTCTCTGAAAACATTATCCATGTTTTCATGCCATAATAGGTgccaacaggaggaaaaaaaaaaagacatgtcAACTGGCAAATAAGGACAGCTTCCTAATAACCCAATGtgcttgttcctttttttttttggtcacattCCTCTTTCTACTCATCCCTATGCAATCGCTTGCAAGTACAAGACCAGGTGGGTGTCACCCCACGGAAGGCCACATTTCCCTCATCTGACCCCTctatttctgtttagttttcagGGCCATGGGGAGGTATGCACCTCACAGCAGCAAGAAGCCAAAATAGATTAATTAGCTCTCTGTGACAATGCAGATGGTTACGCACACTCCCTCCTTTTGTGTGTTCCGTGACAACACTCATTTGATATATTTGCAACTTTGTCCTAATCGGTCTTGCCTACCATGGAGTACGTCATCGCACTGCTCAGAACAATGGAAAGCATCCATCATTTCCAGGCACCTACACGGCTGCAACAGCGCACACAAATAAGGGTCAAGTGACTCCAGCCAGTTTCTCGTTTAACCCAAACTGTGCAAGTTCAACACCATGCATGGTTATCAGGTTTTTAACCCATGGCTCATCTTGTCTTCCTGAAGCGACAGCTAAATCATTagagaaataattaaacttACTACCTCACTGAAACCAAGTCCACAATGGCGCCGGTTTCGTCCAGACATGGTGCTGTCCATGCTCTGTTGGTACTGCGACTCCAgttcttcattcattttcttgtcttcttcCCCTGCATGTCCAGTGTACTTTGGTTATGGTTCATTCAAATTAACAAAGACATCAAATTACACAAAGTCACCAGGTTTTTCAAAGCTTATCACAATATAGGTGAAAAAGTTTAGATTTAGCCACCTTCCTTAGAAACTACCAGATTACTGTACAAAAATGTGTTAGTTACAAACTGCAATTAGTACATTGCATTAGCAATTAGACCATTACCACGCTTGTTTATCGAGCTGcatctgaaattatttcatGCAGCCTGAACTATCAGGAGCAGTTACTTTTTACTCTTGCCCACCTTTAGGAATTAGCAGGAAAACTGATCTAATTAACAGAACACGAGCTACTACTTCTACACGCCCTTTACTACCATTTGCTTGTGTAAGTAAATCAAGGAGCACTTCtactggggggaaaaatatgATCCGAAATAGTTGAGTATCCTCTGTTCTTGTGAAAAGTTGAAACCTCTAAATCTTCCCCCCAAAAAGGCCTACAACACTAGTTTTTAACCTGTATCACTGTAAACCACGGATGTATTACAAACTTTTCCTTGTTTAGACGGTAGAGTCATCTGTTACTCTAGAAGGAGGAAAACCTTATGTTGGAACAGGAAGTAAAGTGTTAAGAAAATAGctgccatgattttttttttgtggaaaagcaGCACTTCTTGCTAATAACAGTGCAGTTCTGAGTATTTATGATTCCTTAAGAAGCAGCATCCTAGGAAATTCAGGTCCCAGGAGGTGATTCACAGTCACTCTGCAGGCTAATAGCAGAGCCTGGAAACAATCCCCAGGCTTCCTTTGGTGTTTTGGCCTGCACATCACTTTTCATCAACTGAAAAATGACTTGTGGGGCGTATCAGGTACCAATAAGCTTTCTGAACCTCTTGACGGTTGCTCTTCTATACAGCTTTATTACAGCTTCTGTCAGACTTTCCAGCCCAGCTTCGTTTCGGTGTACTTTGAGCGAGTCTGATAAGGAGCTATATGTTACATAACATCAAGTCAGTGCTAATTCCAAGATGACCTTGCATATCCTCCCTTCTTCTATTTTGTGCTTTAAGGCAGAGATATTTCCATTCAGTGGGTAATCAGGTTGGAGGAGAAATCAaccctgtttttctgttgttctctccccccaacacacacactgAGTTAGGGGTGTGGATATCCACACCTGGCAGCACGGAAGCAGCGTGATGCTGCTGGGTACTAAAAGCAGGAATATTTCACTTTCTTATTGTGATAAGAAACTACAACAAGGACCCGTAGAGCCTGGCTTACATGCGTTTCCCTGACCACCAGGTCCTTTATTGACCCTGGCCTTCAGAAGGCCAAAAAACCCGAGGAATCCCCAACTGTGCAGCCGGCTCTgccctcacccccagccccaaacctgcccctGTGGCACTGACCTGTCCTGAAGTGCGATGTGGAGCGGTGGTCCCCGATGACGAGGCGCCCGGTGTGCTCCTTCTGCGGACAGACCGcgcgggggggctgggggcgctgCCAGGCACCGCCAGCCCTGCCcaatctcattttttattttttatttttttattttatttttttgccgGCCTCACCTTGGCGGCGCCCATCAGCCGCAGGAACTTCTGCTTGCGCTCCTCGTTGCCCAGGTCGGCCgcctcccagctgctggagccctgcGGGGGGGAGCACAGGCTGGTTGCGCCCACCCCAGCCCAACCCCATCCCGATCCCAGTCCCAATCCCGCCCCCGCTCCCCGTTACATCGGGCGAGGCCGCTCGCTTGAGGCCGTGCTGAGGCTGCGAGTCCCGCGCCGAGCTCAtggccgcggccgccgccaccgccgccttCCTGAGGGAGCCGCTCCGCACCCACCCCGCCGGGTCGCGGCCGCGCGGGGGGAgctgggaaatgtagttctccgCGCTACCCGCACTGCGCGGAGCCTGGTAGGAAGGACTACAACCCCCAGAAGCCTCCGCGGCGGCGGGGACGGCCCCGCGCGCTGATTGGCGGAGGGGATGCGAGGCGGGACGGTGGTGCCCGGCTCTGAGGCGCGGCGCCCCGCCCCCCGCTCTGGGACCGCCTCAGGCGCCGCCTCAGCGCCTCAGCCCGCTGTTACACGCCCCCCTCGGCTTTAATAGCCAGATGGCTCGCCCAgagctgtggcagagcagccagAGTTAAAGCTGTTGGGTTACAGCTTCTCGACACTAGGCTGAAACAAACCGCCCCGGCTGAGAGCAGCCGTGAATGTGCTCAGCCCCGCTGTAGCCTCCCTCACGCCCGGTGCAAAACGAGTGCTTGCGATTTTCCTGTGCAGCGTCTTGTTTCAGTAGGTTCAGCCACAAACTTTTCATCTACCCTCAAATACCCTCAAATGCGTACCTGTACCTTCAGATCTCCTCACACGCATACAGCACAGGGGGTCGGGACGCGCCCCTCACCCACCGCCCTGCTCAGCAGTTGGGGTGAGCCTGGACTTATTTTTGACTTGCAGAGATCTGAGCTGAGTTTCATTGCATCTAATTGTcttcagcagtttgtttttgcTTGGTTTCTTCTATTCCCGAGTTGTGATTCacacttttgttgtttttctttgtcaccGCAACAGTGAAACATTTCAGGCTTGA
This region includes:
- the C5H11orf58 gene encoding small acidic protein → MSSARDSQPQHGLKRAASPDGSSSWEAADLGNEERKQKFLRLMGAAKKEHTGRLVIGDHRSTSHFRTGEEDKKMNEELESQYQQSMDSTMSGRNRRHCGLGFSEFQEGEEEAAGHSSEHESSDDSESGSESEQDESAEELQAAEKHDEAEVPENKKEAKSNYKMMFVKASGS